From a region of the Torulaspora globosa chromosome 7, complete sequence genome:
- the ASK10 gene encoding Ask10p (ancestral locus Anc_3.438): protein MSDYFRLGGESQSGVDMGSRGADRMPSGGFGQENDGASIHSNDSYLLELLPDSATVGNQVRSEASSGISLAAVSSAKGSKDHILPRWDPRSPYYVDVPVPKPSSIDAGESGGAAEADTAEGKFVREYPTDILVDRFYKWRKVLKGLIAYLREVAYAQEQFGRINFQLKSAVKFPFLTDLEDGSNRLVDPLAPKGPAKKQQPVTLAQKKQQESSLGAAGVGENGLNHAENEFQAVRTAESDDTSASSGFMKFGSGSVQDIQVILKKYHVSLAHQQFKISKEITTTVIPKMEDLRKDLQLKIKEIKDLHGDFKTNINEHVAITGQLLNKYIASVKFVTSNFSSDGSDHIKLHKKNNQLKPKHDPYLLKLQLDLQLKRQLLEENYLQEAYINLQSSGMELEKIIYSKVQHALQKYCSLIDSEARLMIKNLCRELQQGMLSRPPALEWDHFVSHHPTCLLNWKSNDPVPPARKLSEIIYPQMKSSLAKCIRAGYLSKKSKYLKNYNKGYFVLTSNYLHEFKSSNFFKVTNPPEETKDHQNVSTASQNSAKTSLIPVMSISLNDCVLMEASENKFVLVGVPTFNDLQKISSSAKSSLTNIAGTSSPSNDGPKKLKKAAFGKLLKGAKPKQSAPKTAEEQEEVKQFYAAARQETNKTVNWVFRPASSNPSEEEIRLFKKWIHDLKNLTSFNNTEERSKFIEERVLKAQTRVKSIPKGSASTPSMSTLGEGSNVDGSSFKKERPGRPKFIQLQNSPASSSALDISAYRSKVNTPAVDDNGNLITVAERRHIPPSLYMTSPITSPRMSPGSDSSSAISLVHQQLHQQSQQAAEPQQPQASVSDTPGNNLVMNTAPVVSGVPVGDSYRRHYRNTSLTQSLPGVNAHAISAINSPKSIDSEGSIGGYFAIPVARSNGGSEGSTPSYADDRIQQNYVPPNGNRSLGMRSASGGYSPQLINSTSHTSPVPKLRLNDQDVAHHVVDETQAAQVDASLAYNRFKRNQLLGDVPSAKSDSTLASGSPSLYLRSNNSTNSLGSTASRTHPIRKHKKNVSFSSLNSLMFSKKAANAGGSHMTDQFMGGGIREDDGDSEKSSQSLKLNQSIYS from the coding sequence ATGTCTGATTACTTTAGGTTGGGAGGGGAGAGTCAATCGGGAGTCGATATGGGGTCTCGTGGTGCGGATCGGATGCCGTCTGGTGGTTTTGGACAGGAGAACGATGGGGCGTCGATCCATTCGAATGATTCGTATTTGCTGGAGCTGCTGCCGGATTCTGCAACTGTTGGGAACCAGGTACGGTCTGAGGCGTCTAGTGGGATAAGTTTGGCTGCGGTTTCTTCCGCAAAGGGCAGCAAGGATCACATTCTGCCCCGTTGGGACCCGAGATCTCCGTACTACGTGGACGTGCCGGTGCCCAAGCCGTCTAGCATCGATGCTGGAGAGTCTGGAGGCGCGGCAGAGGCGGATACCGCGGAGGGGAAGTTCGTGAGGGAGTATCCGACCGACATTCTCGTGGATCGTTTCTACAAGTGGAGGAAGGTGCTGAAGGGCTTGATTGCGTATCTGAGAGAGGTGGCGTATGCGCAGGAGCAGTTTGGCAGGATCAACTTTCAGCTGAAGAGCGCAGTGAAGTTTCCCTTCCTGACAGATCTGGAGGATGGCTCCAATAGGCTGGTGGATCCGCTGGCTCCGAAAGGCCCCGCTAAGAAACAGCAGCCGGTCACTTTGGCGCAGAAGAAACAACAGGAAAGCTCGCTGGGTGCGGCGGGAGTCGGCGAGAATGGGTTGAATCACGCGGAGAACGAGTTTCAAGCGGTCAGAACCGCAGAATCGGATGACACGTCTGCCTCCTCAGGGTTCATGAAGTTTGGGTCTGGTTCGGTCCAGGATATACAGGTGATCTTGAAAAAGTACCACGTATCGCTAGCGCACCAGCAATTCAAGATCTCCAAGGAAATCACGACTACGGTGATACCAAAGATGGAGGATCTGCGCAAGGACTTGCAGTTGAAGATTaaggagatcaaggacTTGCACGGCGACTTCAAGACTAATATCAACGAGCATGTGGCTATAACGGGACAGCTCTTGAACAAATACATCGCATCAGTTAAGTTTGTCACTAGCAATTTCTCGTCTGACGGGTCGGACCATATAAAGTTgcacaagaagaacaacCAGCTGAAACCAAAACACGACCCATATCTATTGAAGCTGCAACTGGATTTACAATTGAAACGTCAGCTGCTTGAGGAAAattatcttcaagaagcttaCATCAATCTACAAAGCTCTGGTATGGAACTCGAAAAAATCATCTACTCAAAAGTCCAGCACGCTTTGCAAAAATACTGCTCACTGATAGATTCCGAGGCTCGCCTGATGATAAAGAACCTCTGCCGTGAGTTGCAGCAGGGTATGCTTTCGCGGCCACCAGCTTTGGAATGGGATCACTTTGTATCTCACCACCCGACATGTCTTTTGAACTGGAAGTCAAATGACCCGGTACCACCGGCAAGGAAGTTGTCCGAGATCATTTACCCACAAATGAAATCATCCCTCGCTAAATGCATCAGGGCTGGCTACTTAAGCAAAAAATCGAAATATCTAAAGAATTACAATAAGGGCTATTTTGTGCTCACCTCAAACTATCTACATGAGTTCAAGAGCAgcaacttcttcaaggtcACTAATCCGCCAGAAGAAACGAAGGATCATCAGAACGTGTCGACTGCTTCGCAAAACTCCGCCAAAACATCTCTAATACCCGTTATGAGCATTTCGTTGAACGACTGCGTATTGATGGAAGCCTCGGAAAATAAGTTTGTTCTGGTTGGCGTACCAACCTTCAACGATCTCCAGAAGATCAGCAGCTCGGCCAAGAGCAGCTTGACAAATATTGCAGGTacttcatcgccatcaAACGACGGCccaaagaaattgaaaaaggCAGCTTTCGGTAAGTTATTGAAAGGAGCTAAGCCAAAACAGTCAGCTCCAAAAACAGcggaagaacaagaagaggtgAAGCAATTCTACGCAGCTGCTCGACAAGAAACAAACAAAACCGTGAATTGGGTGTTTAggccagcttcttcgaaccCATcggaagaagaaatcagattgttcaagaaatggATCCACGATTTAAAAAACTTGACCAGTTTCAACAACACAGAGGAGAGATCGAAATTCATCGAGGAACGCGTACTCAAAGCGCAAACTCGAGTGAAGTCTATTCCAAAGGGCAGCGCAAGCACTCCAAGCATGTCAACTTTGGGAGAGGGTTCGAATGTTGATGGTTCCTCCTTCAAAAAAGAGAGGCCTGGAAGACCAAAGTTTATTCAACTACAGAACTCAccagcttcatcttctgcattGGATATATCGGCCTATAGATCCAAAGTCAACACTCCCGCAGTCGATGACAACGGTAACTTGATTACCGTAGCCGAGCGCAGGCATATTCCGCCGTCGCTCTATATGACATCTCCCATTACATCGCCAAGAATGTCACCAGGTTCAGACAGCTCCAGTGCCATCAGCTTAGTTCATCAGCAGTTGCACCAACAATCACAACAAGCGGCGGAGCCACAGCAACCACAGGCCTCTGTGAGCGACACTCCTGGCAATAATCTGGTTATGAACACGGCACCTGTCGTCAGCGGGGTTCCAGTGGGTGACAGTTATCGTCGACATTACAGGAACACTTCTTTAACGCAATCTTTGCCGGGAGTAAATGCCCATGCAATATCAGCCATAAACTCACCGAAAAGTATTGACTCAGAGGGTAGCATTGGCGGGTATTTTGCTATTCCTGTTGCAAGAAGCAACGGTGGATCTGAGGGATCAACTCCTTCGTATGCAGATGACAGAATACAGCAAAATTACGTGCCGCCAAATGGCAACCGAAGTCTAGGGATGAGATCTGCGTCGGGCGGCTACTCTCCACAATTGATAAATTCCACCTCACACACTTCACCGGTTCCAAAACTTCGGTTAAACGACCAGGATGTCGCTCACCATGTCGTCGATGAAACGCAGGCTGCGCAGGTTGATGCCTCATTGGCTTACAACAGGTTCAAGAGAAACCAGCTTCTCGGCGACGTGCCCTCTGCCAAGAGTGATTCGACATTAGCCTCCGGGTCTCCATCACTATATCTGAGGAGCAATAACAGCACCAATAGCTTGGGCAGTACGGCTAGTAGAACGCATCCGATCAGAaagcacaagaagaacgTCTCTTTTAGCTCACTGAACAGCCTCatgttttcaaagaaggcAGCGAACGCAGGAGGAAGCCATATGACAGACCAATTCATGGGCGGTGGCATACGCGAAGATGACGGTGATTCCGAAAAGAGCTCGCAATCTCTTAAGTTAAACCAGTCGATATACTCTTGA
- the ALE2 gene encoding Ale2p (ancestral locus Anc_3.437) — translation MLSWLKNFLLELPSPAVIQTHVVPFLSERNWIVSQPILSNLHSIVYVALFYQTCFLLGKWVVFPPAARWMHPDDRDRRRKLVIQSSVHFVSFVQSIVVLYVCFECLVSQNYKSEYPTAADRIFTSHRDTEIVCVFAIGYFLWDIYISVFYSTLPFVLHAVVSTLVFCIGLKPYIQYYAPVFLLFELSNPFLNVRWFAVRYFRRASPLLSCVKTANNLVLLVTFFGARICWGWFQIGKLVYDFYQVRHDARFLELETAIIVLGNLVLDVLNLVWFSTMISIAFKTITKKGTPPGQ, via the coding sequence ATGTTGAGctggttgaagaactttCTGCTGGAATTGCCCAGTCCCGCGGTGATACAGACGCATGTGGTGCCCTTTTTGTCGGAGCGGAACTGGATCGTGTCGCAACCGATCCTGTCGAACTTGCATTCGATCGTCTACGTGGCACTGTTCTACCAGACGTGCTTCTTGCTGGGCAAATGGGTGGTTTTCCCACCAGCGGCGCGCTGGATGCACCCAGACGACCGCGATCGGAGACGCAAGCTCGTCATCCAGAGCTCGGTGCACTTTGTGTCGTTTGTGCAGAGCATTGTGGTGCTCTACGTGTGTTTTGAGTGTCTGGTCTCGCAGAACTACAAGAGCGAGTACCCGACCGCGGCGGACCGTATCTTTACGAGCCACCGCGACACGGAGATCGTGTGTGTGTTTGCGATCGGGTACTTTCTGTGGGACATCTACATCTCGGTGTTCTACTCGACGCTGCCCTTTGTGCTGCATGCGGTCGTCTCGACGCTGGTGTTCTGCATCGGCCTGAAGCCCTACATCCAGTACTACGCGCCGGTGTTCCTGCTGTTCGAGCTCTCGAACCCGTTCCTCAACGTCCGCTGGTTCGCGGTCAGATACTTCCGCCGCGCCAGTCCGCTGCTGAGCTGCGTGAAGACCGCCAACAACCTCGTGCTTCTTGTGACGTTCTTCGGCGCCCGGATCTGCTGGGGCTGGTTCCAAATCGGCAAGCTGGTCTACGACTTCTACCAGGTGCGCCACGACGCACGCTTCCTCGAGCTCGAGACCGCCATCATCGTGCTCGGCAACCTCGTGCTGGACGTGCTCAATCTCGTGTGGTTTTCCACCATGATCTCGATCGCTTTCAAGACCATCACCAAGAAAGGCACTCCGCCAGGCCAGTAA